A stretch of the Geovibrio thiophilus genome encodes the following:
- the folP gene encoding dihydropteroate synthase → MRLFEVTPEKDRIIYELKKVGVDPYALRMADKAVARAVKICGLTPAQGNIIKQESLACGIDAAVCRGTVNCAVERTDVLIIGTERGLKALSERLAVQPFNLPETGIALKSFLTKSKKRSFFSRGREFSLEKPLVMGIFNVTPDSFSDGGMLANEERVKAKLALFASQGADITDIGGESTRPGSDAVSLEEELARILPAVKLAKEMDLFVSVDTYKSKTALKALEKGADMINDISGLTFDSDMAKVCADFGAAVCLMHIKGEPKSMQEAPSYANLLEEVKSFLYDSADAAVKAGVREDSIILDPGFGFGKTLKDNHVILKYLEEFTSMGFPLLAGMSRKSMIGGITGKPPQERLIGTKSLEAVAVFKGADIIRSHDVAETAEMIKVVDYLRKAGCDA, encoded by the coding sequence TTGAGACTGTTTGAGGTAACGCCCGAGAAAGATCGGATAATCTATGAGCTGAAAAAAGTAGGGGTAGACCCCTACGCCCTGAGAATGGCGGACAAGGCAGTTGCCAGAGCCGTTAAAATATGCGGGCTCACGCCCGCTCAGGGAAACATTATAAAGCAGGAGTCTCTTGCTTGCGGTATAGATGCCGCCGTGTGCAGAGGCACCGTAAACTGTGCGGTGGAAAGAACTGATGTTCTTATCATCGGAACCGAAAGAGGGCTGAAAGCACTGTCCGAAAGACTTGCCGTTCAGCCCTTTAATTTGCCTGAAACAGGCATAGCCTTAAAATCATTTCTCACAAAATCAAAAAAACGGTCATTCTTTTCCCGCGGAAGGGAATTTTCACTGGAAAAACCTCTCGTTATGGGTATTTTTAATGTGACTCCGGATTCCTTCAGCGACGGCGGCATGCTTGCAAACGAAGAGAGGGTGAAGGCGAAGCTCGCCTTATTTGCCTCTCAGGGTGCGGATATAACCGACATAGGCGGTGAATCCACAAGACCCGGATCTGATGCTGTTTCCCTTGAGGAGGAGCTGGCTAGAATTCTTCCCGCCGTTAAGCTTGCTAAGGAAATGGATCTTTTTGTATCCGTGGACACTTATAAAAGCAAAACAGCGCTAAAGGCTCTTGAAAAAGGAGCCGATATGATAAATGATATAAGCGGTCTTACCTTTGACAGCGATATGGCAAAAGTCTGTGCCGATTTCGGCGCCGCTGTCTGCCTGATGCACATCAAAGGCGAGCCGAAAAGCATGCAGGAAGCGCCCTCATACGCTAACCTGCTGGAAGAGGTTAAAAGCTTCCTTTACGATTCGGCGGATGCCGCGGTTAAAGCGGGCGTAAGGGAGGATTCGATAATTCTTGATCCGGGGTTCGGATTCGGAAAGACTTTGAAGGATAATCACGTTATCCTTAAATATCTGGAGGAATTCACCTCAATGGGTTTTCCGCTCCTTGCGGGGATGTCCAGAAAATCCATGATTGGCGGCATAACCGGAAAGCCGCCGCAGGAGAGGCTTATCGGAACAAAATCCCTTGAGGCGGTCGCTGTTTTCAAGGGGGCTGACATTATCCGTTCCCACGATGTGGCGGAAACCGCCGAGATGATTAAGGTGGTTGATTATTTAAGAAAGGCAGGGTGTGATGCCTGA
- the cdaA gene encoding diadenylate cyclase CdaA, producing MPEFLKFVTLIDLLDMTIIAVVVYRILLLIKGTRAIQMILGVLLLIVIAFASKYLGLKTTSWVLSNFTGYLFIILVVLFQPEIRRALAVFGETRMLGSGGKSTLKVLDEIVKAASILANRQIGALIVIEGNTDLEHYLETGETLKSLVTKDILISIFIPYSPLHDGAVIIKDGEILKAGCILPLSKKVDIGKNYGTRHRAAIGITEETDAVSVTVSEEKGSITVAHKGVLSEELDAEMLRIRLKELFEIDKRGAKKK from the coding sequence ATGCCTGAATTTTTGAAATTTGTAACGCTTATTGACCTTTTGGACATGACTATTATCGCCGTTGTGGTGTACAGGATTCTTCTGCTCATAAAGGGCACAAGAGCCATACAGATGATTCTGGGCGTTCTTCTGCTCATTGTTATTGCCTTTGCTTCCAAATACTTAGGGCTTAAAACCACAAGCTGGGTTCTAAGCAACTTCACAGGTTATCTTTTCATAATTCTTGTTGTTCTCTTTCAGCCTGAAATCAGGAGGGCGCTGGCTGTCTTCGGTGAAACTAGGATGCTGGGCTCCGGCGGCAAATCGACACTGAAAGTTCTGGATGAAATAGTTAAGGCTGCGAGCATTCTCGCCAACAGGCAGATAGGCGCGCTTATCGTCATAGAGGGCAATACTGACCTTGAACATTATCTCGAAACGGGCGAGACGCTTAAGAGCCTTGTAACAAAGGATATACTGATAAGCATATTCATTCCCTACTCACCGCTCCATGATGGCGCTGTGATAATCAAGGACGGTGAAATTCTCAAAGCAGGGTGCATACTCCCCCTGAGCAAAAAGGTTGATATAGGCAAAAACTACGGAACCCGCCACAGGGCTGCGATAGGGATCACTGAGGAAACGGACGCGGTCAGCGTGACCGTCAGCGAGGAGAAAGGCTCCATAACTGTAGCTCACAAAGGTGTGCTGAGTGAGGAGCTTGATGCGGAAATGCTGAGGATCAGGCTGAAAGAACTCTTTGAAATTGACAAAAGAGGGGCTAAGAAAAAATGA
- a CDS encoding CdaR family protein encodes MKNLHLKILSVVIAVSLWFGLVSGEYQEFNVYAPVRLKNMQGELVAVSADTHVNVTAKTPRGLMRALDYNAVTVEIDVSALGYGDTYHRLTPEEIKLPSGVELVRVEPEGINITVDKLVKKSTKVVPTFIGEPHPGFKVGSVTVYPEYVEIQGATKKLAGINSIETKPVNLSSKKEGLTYSIGIKETDGVLTSTPEQVEVYVSFKENVMEDTIDNVSLIAVNLNDNLTAVINDIVSVRVKGRKDLLTPENIEKKIKFYVDLENIDKPGRHTLKVHSSKAEGYQVLKITPNKVRIRLERKGE; translated from the coding sequence ATGAAAAACCTTCATTTGAAAATACTTTCAGTTGTTATAGCCGTTTCTCTCTGGTTCGGACTGGTAAGCGGAGAGTATCAGGAGTTCAACGTGTATGCTCCCGTCAGGCTTAAAAACATGCAGGGTGAGCTTGTCGCCGTTTCCGCCGATACCCATGTGAATGTCACAGCGAAAACTCCCAGAGGACTCATGCGTGCTCTGGATTACAATGCCGTGACGGTAGAGATCGATGTTTCCGCTCTCGGTTACGGTGATACGTACCACAGACTTACACCAGAGGAGATCAAGCTCCCGTCAGGTGTTGAGCTTGTGCGTGTGGAGCCGGAAGGCATAAACATCACCGTGGATAAGCTTGTAAAAAAATCCACCAAGGTCGTCCCCACCTTCATAGGCGAGCCGCACCCGGGATTTAAGGTAGGCAGTGTTACTGTCTATCCCGAATATGTGGAAATTCAGGGAGCGACAAAGAAACTCGCCGGAATAAACTCCATAGAAACAAAGCCCGTTAACCTCTCCTCCAAAAAGGAGGGGCTGACCTACAGCATAGGTATAAAGGAGACCGACGGAGTTCTCACTTCAACTCCTGAACAGGTTGAAGTCTATGTAAGCTTTAAGGAAAACGTAATGGAGGACACCATCGACAATGTGTCCTTAATAGCGGTAAACCTGAACGATAACCTCACCGCTGTGATAAACGACATAGTCTCCGTCAGGGTGAAGGGTCGTAAGGATCTGCTCACACCCGAGAATATCGAAAAGAAAATCAAGTTCTACGTTGATCTTGAAAATATAGACAAGCCGGGCAGACACACGCTCAAGGTGCATTCAAGCAAAGCCGAGGGGTATCAGGTACTCAAAATAACCCCGAATAAGGTAAGGATTAGGCTCGAACGGAAAGGTGAATAA
- the glmM gene encoding phosphoglucosamine mutase, with the protein MRKYFGTDGIRGKANVFPMTASFALRLGQAAAQQFKNGKKTHRIVVGKDTRVSGYMFENALVAGICSMGVDAVQVGVIPTPAIAFITRSLRADAGVVISASHNPYYDNGIKFFSSEGLKLPDEVELAIEQKTDSMVHGGEVSISAENIGKAYRIDTAVGRYVEFVKSSLDKDLDLMGMKIVMDCAHGSAYRVAPMAMMELGANVTTIGVEPNGTNINDGVGSVHPEKSAELVKKQGADVGISFDGDADRVIFVDEKGEVVDGDIIMGICARQMKLEGRLSRDTLVATVMSNYGFEKSMNGIGINIERCAVGDRYVLAKMLEGGYNIGGEQSGHMIFSDYNTTGDGMISAIQLLKVMRRTGKPLSELKQFIELFPQVLINEKVEKKIPLDELTVTSALIKSVEEKLKGRGRVLVRYSGTENKIRVMTEGYDHDEITSMARDITDTIVKEIGKK; encoded by the coding sequence GTGAGAAAGTACTTCGGAACCGACGGGATCAGGGGAAAGGCAAACGTATTTCCCATGACGGCTTCATTCGCGCTGCGTCTTGGTCAGGCGGCAGCACAGCAGTTTAAAAACGGAAAGAAAACCCACCGTATTGTTGTGGGAAAGGATACTCGTGTTTCAGGCTATATGTTTGAAAACGCTCTCGTTGCGGGCATATGCTCCATGGGTGTGGACGCTGTGCAGGTGGGCGTTATCCCCACCCCCGCCATAGCCTTTATCACCCGCAGTCTCAGGGCTGACGCCGGGGTTGTAATATCAGCTTCCCACAATCCATATTATGATAACGGAATCAAGTTTTTTTCCTCCGAAGGGCTTAAGCTGCCCGATGAGGTGGAGCTTGCCATAGAGCAGAAAACCGACAGCATGGTTCACGGAGGAGAGGTTTCCATCTCCGCCGAGAACATAGGCAAGGCATACAGGATAGACACTGCGGTCGGGCGTTATGTTGAGTTTGTGAAAAGCAGTCTGGACAAGGATCTTGATCTTATGGGGATGAAGATTGTCATGGACTGCGCCCACGGCTCCGCCTACAGGGTTGCGCCTATGGCGATGATGGAGCTCGGCGCGAATGTCACCACCATAGGCGTTGAACCGAACGGAACAAACATAAACGACGGAGTGGGCTCTGTTCATCCCGAAAAAAGCGCTGAACTGGTGAAAAAACAGGGCGCGGATGTGGGCATCTCATTTGACGGTGACGCCGACAGGGTGATCTTCGTTGATGAAAAAGGCGAGGTTGTGGACGGCGACATAATCATGGGCATATGCGCCCGCCAGATGAAGCTGGAAGGCAGACTCAGCAGGGATACGCTGGTCGCTACAGTGATGAGCAACTACGGCTTTGAAAAATCCATGAACGGCATAGGGATAAATATTGAACGCTGCGCAGTGGGGGACAGGTATGTTCTCGCCAAGATGCTTGAAGGCGGCTATAACATAGGCGGAGAGCAGAGCGGACACATGATCTTCTCCGATTACAACACCACGGGCGACGGCATGATAAGCGCCATCCAGCTTCTCAAGGTTATGCGCAGAACAGGCAAGCCATTAAGCGAGCTCAAGCAGTTTATTGAGCTTTTTCCGCAGGTGCTGATCAACGAAAAGGTTGAAAAAAAGATCCCGCTGGATGAACTCACAGTGACATCAGCGCTTATAAAGTCGGTTGAGGAAAAGCTGAAGGGCAGGGGGCGTGTGCTTGTGCGCTACTCCGGCACGGAAAACAAGATAAGGGTTATGACCGAAGGCTACGATCATGATGAAATAACCTCAATGGCGCGGGACATAACCGATACAATAGTTAAAGAGATAGGTAAGAAGTGA
- a CDS encoding pyridoxine 5'-phosphate synthase, with translation MVKLGVNIDHVATVRQARRGHEPDPVQAAVLAELGGADGITVHLREDRRHINERDVMLLRETINIPLNLEMACSEEIIQIALAVMPETCTLVPEKREELTTEGGLDVISNYDMVKYTVEQLMNAGIAVSVFIDPDNRQIAKACETGAKYIELHTGSYAEAKGMQQRGELAKLSTAADFALETGFIVNAGHGLNYKNVGEVVTLRGMHEVNIGHSIIARSIFTGLTQAVKDMREAMDRAALHAGL, from the coding sequence ATGGTAAAACTCGGTGTAAATATAGACCACGTGGCAACGGTGAGACAGGCGAGAAGAGGTCATGAGCCCGATCCCGTTCAGGCTGCTGTTCTGGCGGAACTTGGCGGGGCGGACGGCATAACCGTTCATCTCAGGGAGGACAGAAGGCACATCAATGAGCGTGACGTAATGCTCCTTCGTGAGACGATCAATATCCCTTTGAATCTTGAAATGGCTTGCAGTGAGGAGATAATTCAGATAGCTCTCGCAGTGATGCCCGAAACCTGCACTCTGGTGCCTGAAAAGCGTGAGGAGCTCACCACTGAGGGCGGGCTTGATGTTATATCCAACTACGATATGGTTAAGTACACCGTGGAGCAGCTCATGAACGCGGGAATAGCCGTGAGCGTATTCATAGACCCCGACAACAGACAGATAGCGAAAGCCTGCGAAACCGGCGCAAAATATATTGAACTCCACACCGGCAGTTATGCCGAAGCTAAGGGCATGCAGCAGAGAGGCGAGCTTGCCAAGCTTTCCACAGCGGCGGATTTCGCCCTTGAGACAGGCTTCATAGTGAACGCCGGCCACGGACTGAACTATAAAAATGTCGGCGAGGTTGTCACTCTCCGAGGGATGCACGAGGTCAATATCGGGCATTCGATCATCGCCAGAAGCATATTCACCGGACTCACTCAGGCGGTGAAGGACATGCGGGAAGCCATGGACAGGGCTGCGCTCCATGCTGGGCTGTGA
- the acpS gene encoding holo-ACP synthase produces MLGCDIVELYRIKAAYVRFGQRFLDKILSEREQAVFHKRNKNGINFLAGRFAAKESVSKSLKTGMRGIGFSDIEVLPVRGGAPEVYVKGVKRPDIEVSISHGKDYAIAVSMMRQG; encoded by the coding sequence ATGCTGGGCTGTGACATTGTCGAGCTTTACAGAATTAAAGCGGCTTACGTGCGCTTCGGACAGAGGTTTCTGGATAAGATACTCTCAGAGCGGGAGCAGGCTGTTTTTCATAAAAGAAACAAAAACGGGATAAATTTCCTTGCCGGACGTTTCGCCGCGAAGGAATCCGTTTCAAAATCCCTCAAAACCGGAATGCGTGGAATAGGCTTTTCCGACATTGAGGTTCTGCCCGTCCGCGGCGGCGCCCCCGAGGTCTATGTCAAAGGCGTTAAGCGTCCGGATATTGAGGTTTCCATATCCCACGGCAAGGATTATGCCATTGCTGTCAGTATGATGAGGCAGGGCTGA
- the kdsB gene encoding 3-deoxy-manno-octulosonate cytidylyltransferase, with the protein MSVVVIPARYESSRLPGKPLVKIGGVPMILRTAERCMKSGADRVIVVTDDMRVLDACAAVDGLEASMSDPAIPSGTDRVAKVAKFIEDDIVINVQGDEPFIDPELIDALIAELRADAELNMVTACTPFEEGEDSLNPNAVKVVFDNAGKALYFSRLPIPYDRDGSGAQRYRHIGIYGFRKNFLLKFSSMEQGRLENTEKLEQLRAMETGEKIRVIVTGYKPVSVDTAEDLIKAEEYLKRLGNG; encoded by the coding sequence ATGAGTGTTGTTGTTATTCCGGCACGTTACGAATCAAGCCGTCTGCCGGGCAAGCCTCTGGTTAAAATAGGCGGAGTGCCTATGATTCTGCGCACGGCGGAAAGGTGTATGAAGTCCGGAGCGGACAGAGTGATCGTTGTTACGGATGATATGCGTGTGCTTGATGCCTGCGCGGCGGTTGACGGGCTGGAAGCCTCCATGTCAGACCCTGCGATCCCATCGGGAACGGACAGGGTCGCCAAGGTTGCAAAGTTCATAGAAGACGATATAGTTATAAATGTTCAGGGGGATGAGCCTTTTATCGATCCCGAACTCATTGACGCTCTCATAGCTGAGCTCAGGGCGGACGCGGAACTTAATATGGTGACAGCCTGCACCCCCTTTGAAGAGGGTGAGGATTCACTCAATCCCAACGCCGTCAAGGTTGTTTTTGACAATGCCGGCAAAGCTCTTTACTTCTCCCGCCTGCCCATCCCTTACGACAGGGACGGAAGCGGCGCACAGAGATACAGACACATCGGAATCTACGGATTCAGAAAGAATTTTTTACTGAAATTCTCCTCCATGGAACAGGGCAGGCTTGAAAACACAGAAAAGCTCGAACAGCTCCGCGCTATGGAAACCGGAGAAAAAATCCGCGTTATAGTAACAGGTTATAAGCCCGTCTCCGTTGACACGGCAGAGGATTTAATAAAAGCAGAAGAATATTTAAAAAGGTTGGGAAATGGCTAA
- a CDS encoding CTP synthase — protein MAKYIFVTGGVLSSLGKGITAASLGALLESRGYRVTVKKLDPYLNVDPGTMSPIQHGEVFVTEDGAETDLDLGHYERFLSSYTTKESNYTTGKIYKSVIDKERRGDYLGATVQVIPHITDEIKSNIRAGSENFDIVLVEIGGTVGDIESLPFLEAIRQFRYEDGENNVLYIHVTLVPYMKKAGELKTKPTQHSVKTLREIGIQADVLVCRSEYPLNDNYREKIALFCNVSKECVINAIDAASIYEIPHKMSKEGIDRVVLKKLRLEERESDLSVWEDIVYRLKQPEDTVDIAVVGKYISLKDAYISISEALLHGSIANKLKVNIKWIDAEDLEENTPDKFLDDVDGVLIPGGFGDRGVEGKINAVNFARIKDIPLFGICLGLQCMVVEYARNVLKLENAHSIEFAENTPHPVIHYMLEQKNIQNMGGTMRLGAYACKLEEGSTAYAAYGEPLISERHRHRLEVNNEYREALKKGGLHITGINPEKDLVEILELKTHRWFLGCQFHPEFKSKPTKPHPLFSSFIAASYKFKKEREELEGEGE, from the coding sequence ATGGCTAAGTATATTTTTGTAACGGGCGGGGTTCTGTCTTCGCTGGGAAAAGGAATAACGGCGGCTTCACTTGGCGCTCTTCTTGAGTCCAGAGGCTACAGGGTAACGGTGAAAAAGCTTGATCCGTATCTTAACGTTGACCCGGGAACTATGAGCCCGATTCAGCACGGAGAGGTTTTTGTGACTGAGGACGGAGCGGAGACAGATCTTGACCTTGGTCATTACGAGCGTTTCCTTTCCTCCTATACAACAAAAGAAAGCAACTACACCACGGGAAAAATATACAAATCCGTAATAGATAAAGAAAGAAGAGGCGATTATCTGGGGGCGACCGTTCAGGTTATTCCCCACATTACCGACGAAATAAAATCGAACATCCGGGCCGGAAGCGAGAACTTCGACATAGTTCTTGTGGAGATAGGCGGCACAGTGGGCGATATAGAATCCCTGCCCTTTCTTGAGGCTATCAGGCAGTTCCGCTATGAGGACGGGGAGAACAACGTGCTGTACATCCACGTAACTCTTGTTCCGTACATGAAAAAAGCGGGCGAGCTGAAAACAAAACCCACTCAGCACTCTGTTAAGACCCTGCGCGAGATAGGTATACAGGCGGATGTGCTTGTCTGCCGCTCCGAATATCCTCTTAACGACAACTACAGGGAGAAAATAGCCCTGTTCTGCAACGTTTCCAAGGAATGTGTAATCAATGCCATAGACGCGGCTTCAATATATGAGATCCCTCACAAAATGAGCAAAGAGGGGATAGACAGGGTCGTGCTGAAAAAGCTCCGTCTTGAGGAGAGGGAATCAGACCTTTCCGTATGGGAAGACATAGTCTACAGGTTAAAACAGCCGGAAGACACGGTTGATATAGCCGTTGTAGGCAAATACATTTCACTCAAAGACGCATACATAAGCATTTCCGAAGCCCTCCTTCACGGCAGCATAGCCAACAAGCTGAAGGTGAACATCAAGTGGATAGATGCCGAAGATCTTGAGGAAAACACACCGGACAAGTTCCTTGACGATGTGGACGGAGTCCTTATCCCCGGCGGCTTCGGCGACAGAGGCGTGGAAGGCAAGATTAACGCTGTTAACTTCGCCCGCATAAAGGATATTCCGCTGTTCGGAATATGTTTGGGGCTTCAGTGCATGGTGGTGGAATACGCCCGCAACGTGCTCAAGCTTGAAAACGCCCACAGCATCGAATTTGCCGAAAACACTCCCCATCCTGTTATCCACTACATGCTGGAGCAGAAAAATATACAGAACATGGGCGGAACCATGAGGCTCGGCGCTTATGCCTGCAAGCTTGAGGAAGGCAGCACGGCGTATGCCGCTTACGGTGAGCCGCTCATAAGCGAAAGACACAGGCACAGACTTGAGGTAAACAACGAATACAGGGAAGCTTTGAAAAAAGGCGGTCTTCATATAACGGGAATTAACCCCGAAAAGGATCTGGTTGAGATACTTGAACTTAAAACCCACAGGTGGTTTCTCGGGTGTCAGTTCCATCCGGAGTTTAAGTCCAAACCCACGAAACCCCACCCTCTGTTCTCAAGCTTCATAGCCGCTTCCTACAAGTTCAAGAAGGAGCGCGAGGAGCTGGAAGGCGAGGGGGAATAG
- a CDS encoding KpsF/GutQ family sugar-phosphate isomerase, with protein sequence MDILEAGKKTLDVEIDALHRVKDALGAGFVDAVELIFSCRGRVVVTGMGKSGHIGKKIAATFASTGTPALFLHPAEGVHGDLGMLVKGDVMIALSNSGETKEILEILPVIKRFSIPLICIVGKTNSMLAKKSDCVLDASVEKEACPLNLAPTASTTAALAMGDALAVALLEKRGFKKEDFAIFHPSGSLGKQLLLKVADVYNTGEALPVVKEGTPVSDAVFVISSKGFGCTTVIDGQGALKGILTDGDLRRAMEKHRDKVFSMKVEEVCTKTPKTIPDDALAAKALSVMETYSITSLITVDSQGVPTGIIHLHDLLRAGLA encoded by the coding sequence TTGGATATTCTTGAAGCGGGCAAAAAGACCCTTGATGTTGAGATAGATGCCCTTCACAGAGTGAAGGATGCTCTCGGCGCCGGATTTGTGGACGCGGTTGAGCTTATTTTCTCATGCAGAGGACGTGTTGTAGTTACCGGAATGGGTAAATCCGGTCACATAGGCAAGAAAATCGCCGCCACCTTCGCCAGCACAGGCACTCCCGCTCTGTTCCTCCATCCGGCGGAAGGAGTTCACGGAGACTTGGGCATGCTTGTGAAGGGGGATGTGATGATAGCTCTCTCCAACAGCGGCGAGACGAAGGAGATTCTTGAGATTCTCCCTGTTATAAAGAGATTCAGCATTCCGCTTATCTGCATAGTGGGCAAGACAAATTCGATGCTCGCCAAAAAGAGCGACTGCGTTCTGGACGCATCCGTTGAGAAGGAGGCATGCCCCCTGAACCTTGCGCCGACAGCCAGCACAACCGCTGCGCTTGCCATGGGCGACGCTCTGGCTGTTGCCCTCCTTGAAAAGAGAGGCTTCAAAAAGGAGGATTTCGCGATCTTCCATCCGTCGGGCTCACTGGGCAAGCAGCTTCTCCTGAAGGTGGCGGATGTATACAATACAGGCGAGGCGCTGCCTGTGGTTAAAGAAGGCACTCCGGTTTCCGATGCCGTTTTTGTCATAAGCTCCAAAGGCTTCGGCTGCACAACGGTAATTGACGGGCAGGGCGCGCTGAAAGGCATACTCACCGACGGCGACTTAAGACGGGCTATGGAAAAGCACAGGGACAAGGTTTTTTCCATGAAAGTTGAGGAGGTCTGCACCAAGACTCCGAAGACAATTCCGGATGACGCCCTTGCCGCCAAGGCGCTTTCCGTTATGGAGACTTACTCCATAACATCGCTCATCACTGTTGATTCACAGGGCGTACCCACGGGAATAATCCATCTTCATGACCTGCTGAGAGCGGGGCTTGCATGA
- a CDS encoding KdsC family phosphatase: MKKDIKVLFLDVDGVMTDGKIIYNERGEETKHFNVHDGLGIKLAMRAGLEIIIISGRKSVVTDYRAAELGIEAHTGIADKAALYREIRDAKGYADCNCAAIGDDINDIGMLRAAGTSATVADAPEYVKSEADYITFAKGGEGAVREFIEYILKKCGTWEDVLRSY; encoded by the coding sequence ATGAAGAAAGACATAAAGGTCCTCTTCCTCGATGTCGACGGTGTAATGACCGACGGCAAAATCATTTACAATGAAAGAGGGGAGGAAACTAAACATTTTAACGTCCACGATGGTCTTGGTATTAAGCTCGCTATGCGTGCGGGGCTTGAGATTATCATAATCTCCGGCAGAAAGTCCGTTGTCACCGATTACAGGGCGGCGGAGCTGGGCATAGAGGCGCACACGGGCATAGCGGACAAGGCTGCCCTCTACAGAGAGATCAGGGACGCTAAAGGTTACGCTGACTGCAACTGCGCAGCCATAGGCGATGATATAAACGACATAGGCATGCTGAGAGCGGCGGGTACCTCCGCCACTGTTGCGGACGCGCCGGAATATGTAAAGAGCGAAGCGGACTACATCACCTTTGCCAAAGGCGGAGAGGGTGCGGTCAGGGAGTTTATAGAATATATACTGAAAAAATGCGGAACATGGGAAGACGTTTTAAGATCATATTAG
- the lptC gene encoding LPS export ABC transporter periplasmic protein LptC codes for MGRRFKIILAAAGGVVLLLALFSCSGSDKRVKGYVPPSNVFEITDFEMLTGREGANYRLTAVKASFNRIENIAELTDITVEFEDGEEKITARADRGYYLQNRYLVAEGNIRGKTDDLSFETSESGIMNYDFESYTGTIENDVVCMQGSNTIRADRAEMDFKTKITEFKGNVSISYFM; via the coding sequence ATGGGAAGACGTTTTAAGATCATATTAGCCGCCGCGGGCGGAGTTGTTCTCCTGTTAGCTCTCTTCTCCTGCTCCGGCAGCGATAAGAGGGTGAAGGGCTATGTGCCGCCCTCAAACGTTTTTGAGATAACGGATTTTGAAATGCTCACCGGCAGGGAAGGGGCAAACTACCGCCTTACCGCCGTTAAAGCGTCATTCAACAGGATAGAAAATATAGCCGAACTCACCGATATTACAGTCGAGTTTGAAGACGGTGAGGAAAAGATAACCGCCAGAGCCGACAGAGGATATTATCTACAGAACCGTTATCTGGTCGCTGAGGGTAATATCAGGGGCAAAACAGACGATCTCAGCTTTGAAACCTCTGAAAGCGGCATAATGAATTATGATTTTGAAAGCTACACAGGAACCATTGAGAACGATGTCGTCTGCATGCAGGGCTCTAACACTATCAGAGCGGACAGGGCGGAAATGGACTTTAAAACTAAAATTACGGAGTTTAAAGGCAATGTATCGATTAGTTATTTTATGTAG